A segment of the Streptomyces sp. NBC_01235 genome:
GGTGGGGCAGGACCAGCGTGACGACGGTGCCGGACTCGCCGGCGCGTGCCGTACGGCCGCCGCGGTGCAGGTAGTCCTTGTGGTCGCCGGGCGGGTCGACGTTGACGACGAGGTCGAGGTTGTCGACGTGGATGCCGCGGGCCGCGACGTTGGTCGCCACCAGCACCGTGACGTGGCCGTCCTTGAACTGGGCCAGCGTCCGCGTGCGCTGGTTCTGCGACTTGCCGCCGTGCAGGGACGCCGCGCGCACGCCGACCGCCAGCAGCTTCTTGGCCAGCCGGTCCGCCGCGTGCTTGGTGTCCAGGAACATGATCACGCGTCCGTCGCGGGCGGCGATCTCCGTCGTCGTGGCGTGCTTGTCCTCGTCCTCGACGTGCAGCACGTGGTGCTCCATCGTCGTCACCGCGCCCGCGGACGGGTCGACGGAGTGCACGACCGGGTCGTGCAGGTAGTTGCGCACCAGCCGGTCGACGTTGCGGTCCAGGGTCGCCGAGAACAGCATGCGCTGGCCGTCCGGACGCACCTGGTCGAGCAGTTGCGTCACCTGCGGCATGAAGCCCATGTCGGCCATCTGGTCGGCCTCGTCGAGGACGGTGATGCCGACCCGGTCCAGCCGGCAGTCGTCCCGGTCGATGAGATCCTTGAGCCGGCCGGGCGTGGCCACGACCACCTCGGCGCCGGCGCGCAGCGCGCTCGCCTGCCGGCCGAGCGACAGACCGCCGACCACCGTGGCGATCCGCAGCCGCAGCGCACGGGCGTAGGGGGTGAGGGCGTCGGTGACCTGCTGGGCCAGTTCCCGGGTGGGGACGAGGACCAGGGCCAGCGGCTGCCGGGGCTCGGCCCGCTGCCCGTCCATCCGGGCCAGCATGGCGAGGCCGAAGGCGAGGGTCTTGCCGGAGCCCGTGCGGCCACGGCCCAGGACGTCCCGGCCGGCCAGCGAGTTCGGCAGCGTCGCGGCCTGGATCGGGAACGGGGTGATGACGCCTTCGGTGCCGAGGGCGGCCAACAGCCGCTCCGGCATGTCGAGTTCGGTGAACGCCTCGACCGGCGGCAGCCCCGGGGTGAGGGTGACGGGCAGGGCGAACTCACCGCCGGACGCGGCGGGACGACTCGGGCGTCCGTTCCGGCCGGCGGGCTTGGCCGAACGGGAGGGAGCGGCGCCGCCCCGGCGGGAGCGGACGGAGCTGTTGCGGTTCATTCGGAACCTTCCTCGATGCGGCACGTATCGAGGAATTCCTCCCGACATGAGGATTCACAAGAATGAGCCGAAAAATACAAACAAATACGCGGCAGAACGCCATGAGCCGGGGCTCGCACTACGAGAGTGCGAGCCCCGGCCACGTGGTACGCGTAGGTCGCGTCAGCGTCAGGCGGGAACGATGTTCTCGGCCTGCGGGCCCTTCTGGCCCTGCGTGACGTCGAAGGTAACCTTCTGGCCTTCCTGAAGCTCGCGGAAGCCCTGGGTGGCGATGTTCGAGTAGTGGGCGAAGACGTCGGGGCCGCCACCCTCCTGCTCGATGAAGCCGAAGCCCTTTTCCGCGTTGAACCACTTCACGGTGCCAGATGCCATATTGAATCTCCCTTGGGGCAGTGCCCGGTGTCCGCACCTTGCGGACCCGGCGTCGCAGGATCAGAGATAAGCCCCGGAAACAAAAAGAGTGCCCGTCGACGGAAGGTCGAAGAGCACTCACAAGCCTCTGGTAACCGAAACTGCCACTCTTATCACGGTAGCACAGGTCTGGACGAAGGGCCCGCGAAGCGCACCCAGAACATCTGAGTACCCGTACTCAAGAGCGAGGGCACCGCCTCCCGGCAGGCTGATCGTATGAACAGGATTCGAGTGAGCAGGGGCCTCGCGGTGGCCGGTGTGGCCGTGGCGGCGCCGGCCGGCTGTTCCCTCCGGATCGAGGAGGCCAGCTGCGGCGGCGGCCAGTACCCGGTACTGGCGGTCAACAGCAGCGGCAGCGACTGCGTGCCGAACGGCGAGGAGCCGGCCAAGGGATGGGTCCGCTACCCGGCGGGGAAGGTCCCGGAGAAGGTCGGCGACAAGTGGGACACCTACTGGAGCACCCACACCGTCGACGAGAACGGCCGGATCATCGAGCTCGCCGAGGGCGAATGAGCGCCGAACGCCGTAGTCGGCGCCGAACGCCGTAGTGAGCGCCGAACGTCCGGGCGGGCGCCGAGTGTCTGTTGTATAACCCGATCATGATTTATCACGTCGTACCGCTCGACGAGTGGAACGCCGGCCCCGACCGGCCCTACGCGCCCGCCTCCCTCGCCCAGGACGGGTTCGTGCACTGCTCGCCCGACGAGGAGACGACGCTCACCGTCGTCAACGCGTTCTACCGGGACGCCTCCCGGCCGCTGCTGGCGCTGGTCCTCGACGAGGAGCGGCTCACCGCGACGTGCGAGTGGGAGGCCGCCGCCCCCGCTCCGCCGCCCGGGGTCGCCGACAGCACCCTGTTCCCGCACGTGTTCGGCCCGGTCGACCGCGACGCCGTCGCCAGGATCCTCGAGGTCCGTTGGGACGAGGAGGGCCGGGCGACGGCGCTGGTGGAGACGGAGGCCGCTGGCTGACGGCGGGTCAGCCGTTGTCCCGGCCGCCGCTGCTGTTGCGCCTCCTCGTCCTGACGTAGTGGACGGTCCCCAGGACGAGGACGATCATCACGACGTCCTAGGCAAGGGACGGCAGGGCGTTCACGGTCCTCGAGGAGGAGCCCCCGAAAACGATCGCGGTCGCGACGTGCGCGATCGACATGGCGAGGAGCATGATGCCCACGCGGAGCAGCGAGACCCCGCCCCTCTGCTCGTCCGGCCCGTCCCCGGCGTTCATCTGCTCGACGTCTCCCGAAACACCGAATCGACCGGAAACGCCGAATAGCCCGGAATCACCGAATCGTCCGGGCGGCGATTCCCCTTCCCCTGCCCCGCTACGCGGACGCGGGCATACGTCCCGGCCCCGAAGGACCGGGGCGCATGCCCGGAAACAGCACCTGGCGACGTGCGCCGGTCAGAGGTCGAACTCGTGCGGCGGCAGCTCGAGGGTGAAGCACGCCTCCCGCACGATGGCCTGCTCGGTCTTGTCGAAGTCGCCGTCGGCGCCGCCGATGACGATGCCGATCTGGATGACGGCACGGGCCTCGGCCGGCTTCTTCTTCGCCTTGGCGATCTCCTGCAGCACGCTGACCTTGCCGAAGGCGAAGTCGGTGGTCAGCTTGTTGAGGTTCTCGTCGAAGCGCCGCTGAAGGTCCGTGGCGTCGAAGTTCTGCAACACCTCGTTGGTGGCGATGAGTTGGGCCACGCGCTGCCGCTCGGCGGGGTCGATGGTGCCGTCGGCGGCGGCGACCAGGGCGCACATCGCCATGCTCGCGTCGCGGAAGGCACCGCTCTTGAGGTCGTTCTTCTTCGCCACGAGCTGGGTCTGCATCGTCGACGCGGACTCCTTGATGCGGTCCCACAGGGCCATGAGAACTCCAGAAGGTCGGTTCGGGTCATCTACAGCAACGTAGAAACTAACAGCCGTCCCGATAAGTTCCGTTGAACAAGGGCTGTTGCGTCGATGGCCGTCCCGGTACGGCAGGTCAGAGGCAGACCAGACCCAGCAGACAGATGTCCGACGGTGAGGTCGCCGCGGGCGCGGGGCTCGTCTGGGACGAGGAGGACGACGAATTCGATGTCGATGACGACGATTCCGTGCCGTCGGTCGCCGCGGGAGCGGGTGTCTGCTGATCGGTTGTGCCGGCCTCGTCGGTGGGGGCGGTGGGAGTGGTGACCGGTGCGTCGTAGGACGAGGAGCCGGTTCGCTGCCGGGGGACCGACGGCGCCGTGGGAGTCGCGGGGGGCGTGGGGGTGGAGGCCAGGTCGTCCGGGTGGGTGTTCGCCGGTGACTGCGCCGGGGGAGTGGAGGACCGTTTCGACCGGTGCGCCTCGGACCCGGTCACCGTCGGGCGGGTGTGGTCCGAGGCCGGTTCCTCACCGCCGTACGTGGTCGGGCGCTCCGGCGCCGTGGCCGCCTGCGTCCGGTCGCCGGTCTGCCGGTCCAGCGAGGCGATGGTCAGCCCGCCACCGACGAGTGCGACGGCCGTCGCGACCACGGCTCGGCGCTGGTTCTTCTTCCAGCGGGCCAACTGGCGCCGACGCGCCGCCCGTCCCTGCGGCGCGGGCAGCGGCACGGGCGGCACCACGCTCGCCAGTTCGGGCGAGTCGCTCGCGAGGTCGGGCGAGTCGGGTGACTCGGGCGAGTAGCGCGAGCCGAGTGGGGCAGGTGACGGTTCGTCGAGGTTCCGCGGCGCGATGATCCGCGGCGCGATGTCCGGTGCGTAGGCGCCGCATCCCGGGCACACCAGGGCGCCGTTGAGATGTCGGCGACACGTGGAGCAGTAGTCCATCTGCGGTCTTCCTACGCGGGGGGCACGGGGGCACGGGGGCACGGGGCACGGGGGTCCGGTGGTCGCACACGCTAACGAGTCGTTCGAAGGACTGTGTGCAGCCTGTGTGACGCTCCTGCACGGATCCCTCGCGGATCCCTTGAGGGGATGGAGCACAGGCCTGCGCGCACGCAAGGTCCGCGCCCCTCGGCGCACCTCCATGCGTCCATCTATGTGAACAGGAAACAAGTACGCGTCTATTGACGTGCTCAGGCCATGGCCCTAACTTCCGGGAGAAAGCGCTTTCCAGCTCGGCCGACCCGCACTCGTCCCGTTCCTGGAGATGAACCATGCAGCTGAGATCCGTCATGGCCTGCGTCAGCCTGGTGGCAGGCACGCTCGTCGCGCTCGCCGGCACCGCGCCCGCCCAGGCCGCCACCACCACCCGCTACGAGGCCGAGACCTCCCCGGCGGTCTGCACCGGCACCATCGACTCCGACTGGACCGGCTACTCCGGCAGCGGATTCTGCAACGGCACCAACTCGACCGGCGGATACGCCCAGTTCACCGTGAACGCGGCAACGGCCGGCACGGCGACGCTGAACGTCCGCTTCGCCAACGGCACCACCGCCGCGCGCCCGGCCGCGCTCGTCGTCAACGGGACGACGGTGCAGACGCCGTCCTTCGAGGCCACCGGCGCCTGGTCGACCTGGGTCACCAAGACGCTGACCGTGTCGCTCAACGCGGGCAGCAACACCATCCGTCTCAGCCCCACCACCGCGGACGGGCTGCCCAACGTCGACTACGTCGAGGCGACGACGGCCGACAGCACCACACCCCCGGCCGGCGGCGCGATCTACGTCTCGCCGAGCGGCACGGACAGCGCGGCCGGCACCCAGTCCGCGCCGACCACCCTCACCTCGGCGATCAGCCGCGTCACCACGGGCGGGACGATCTACCTGCGCGGCGGGACGTACGCGTACTCGTCGACGGTCACCATCCCGGCGACCAGCAGCGGCACGGCGAGCGCCCTGACCACCCTGTCCGCCTACCCGGGCGAGACGCCGGTGCTCAACTTCTCGGCGCAGAGCGAGAGTTCGTCCAACCGCGGGCTCCAGCTGTTCGGCTCGTACTGGCACGTCTACGGCCTCGTCGTCGAACGCGCCGGCGACAACGGGATCTACGTCGGCGGCAGCGACAACGTCATCGAGCGCACCATCACCCGCTACAACCGGGACACCGGGCTCCAGCTCGGCCGGATCGCCTCCAGCACCCCCGCCGCCCAGTGGCCGTCCGACAACCTCATCCTCTCCGCCGAGTCGCACGACAACGCCGACTCCGACGGCGAGGACGCCGACGGCTTCGCCGCGAAGCTCACCACCGGCACCGGGAACGTCTTCCGCTACGCCGTCTCCCACAACAACATCGACGACGGCTGGGACCTCTACACCAAGACGGACACGGGCGCGATCGGCCCGGTGACCATCGAGGACTCGCTGTCCTACAACAACGGCACGCTCAGCGACGGCACCGTGAACTCCAACGGCGACCGCAACGGCTACAAGCTCGGCGGCGACGACATCGCCGTCAACCACGTCGTACGGCGCAGCATCGCCTACCACAACGGCCATCACGGGTTCACCTACAACAGCAACCCGGGCTCCATGGCCGTCTCGAACAACCTGAGCATCGACAACGCCGAGCGCAACTACTCCTGGGACGCCGGGACTTCGGTGTTCCGCAGCAACACCTCGTGCCGGTTCGGCGTGAGCGGGTCCAACGACAAGACCATCGGTGACGCCGACAGCACCAACCAGTTCTGGACCGGCACCAACGGCTCCCGCTGCGCCTCGTACTCCGGGGCGCTGGCATGGTCCTTCGCCTCGGACGGGAAGCTCGTGGTGACGCTGGGGGGCAAGCAGGTGACGTTGTGACCGAGTGACCGACGGGGGGACGTACGTGAGAAGGCCCGGGGCCGGCAGGCGACCCGGGTCTTCGTCACGTGGACGTGTCGTCGTCCTTCCTCACTCGGGCGGATAGAACTGGGCGTACCAGCGGCGCAGTTGCCTGATGCCCTTCTCGTGCGGGAGCAGGACCGGCCGGGGCTGGTGGATCTTGTGGTCCCAGATCCTGACCTCCTCGCGCACCTCGCCCAGGGCCTCCGCGCGGAAGACGAGCTTGAGCGCGGGCGTCAGGAACGGGGCCCGTGCCGGTTTGCGGAGGTAGTACAGCATCCGCAGCTCGCTGGTGCGGTCGTCGACGGGGGTGGAGAGGGCGACCGCGGTCACGGAGAGCGCCGGGCCGTGGGTGCGGACCACCATGACACCCGGGCCGTACATGAACGCGTCGAAGGTGTTGTCGATGTTCCAGCCGAGCACGCGCCGCCGGATCCGTCCGCGGACCTCGGCGAACGGACCGTCCACCTTCCAGTCCTGGACGGGGGGCTCGCTCTGCCCGTGGATGTGGTGGAAGTGGGACTCGTCGACGATGTTCTCCCGCATCTCCTGGACGTGGATGCGGGCCCGGCAGGTGTCGTCGACAGGGGAGGCGAAGTCCATGGACGTGGTCTCCGGG
Coding sequences within it:
- a CDS encoding DEAD/DEAH box helicase, whose protein sequence is MNRNSSVRSRRGGAAPSRSAKPAGRNGRPSRPAASGGEFALPVTLTPGLPPVEAFTELDMPERLLAALGTEGVITPFPIQAATLPNSLAGRDVLGRGRTGSGKTLAFGLAMLARMDGQRAEPRQPLALVLVPTRELAQQVTDALTPYARALRLRIATVVGGLSLGRQASALRAGAEVVVATPGRLKDLIDRDDCRLDRVGITVLDEADQMADMGFMPQVTQLLDQVRPDGQRMLFSATLDRNVDRLVRNYLHDPVVHSVDPSAGAVTTMEHHVLHVEDEDKHATTTEIAARDGRVIMFLDTKHAADRLAKKLLAVGVRAASLHGGKSQNQRTRTLAQFKDGHVTVLVATNVAARGIHVDNLDLVVNVDPPGDHKDYLHRGGRTARAGESGTVVTLVLPHQRREMTRLMADAGITPQTTRVRSGGTELSRITGAQAPSGVPVVLTPPPTAEKRTERSGSAPRARRGRPAAQGGRTTSQGGRPTSQGRRRAPAKGNGNSAGNGGGNGNRTGTNGR
- a CDS encoding cold-shock protein, coding for MASGTVKWFNAEKGFGFIEQEGGGPDVFAHYSNIATQGFRELQEGQKVTFDVTQGQKGPQAENIVPA
- a CDS encoding SCO0607 family lipoprotein; the protein is MNRIRVSRGLAVAGVAVAAPAGCSLRIEEASCGGGQYPVLAVNSSGSDCVPNGEEPAKGWVRYPAGKVPEKVGDKWDTYWSTHTVDENGRIIELAEGE
- a CDS encoding DUF952 domain-containing protein, with protein sequence MIYHVVPLDEWNAGPDRPYAPASLAQDGFVHCSPDEETTLTVVNAFYRDASRPLLALVLDEERLTATCEWEAAAPAPPPGVADSTLFPHVFGPVDRDAVARILEVRWDEEGRATALVETEAAG
- a CDS encoding tellurite resistance TerB family protein translates to MALWDRIKESASTMQTQLVAKKNDLKSGAFRDASMAMCALVAAADGTIDPAERQRVAQLIATNEVLQNFDATDLQRRFDENLNKLTTDFAFGKVSVLQEIAKAKKKPAEARAVIQIGIVIGGADGDFDKTEQAIVREACFTLELPPHEFDL
- a CDS encoding SCO2400 family protein; its protein translation is MDYCSTCRRHLNGALVCPGCGAYAPDIAPRIIAPRNLDEPSPAPLGSRYSPESPDSPDLASDSPELASVVPPVPLPAPQGRAARRRQLARWKKNQRRAVVATAVALVGGGLTIASLDRQTGDRTQAATAPERPTTYGGEEPASDHTRPTVTGSEAHRSKRSSTPPAQSPANTHPDDLASTPTPPATPTAPSVPRQRTGSSSYDAPVTTPTAPTDEAGTTDQQTPAPAATDGTESSSSTSNSSSSSSQTSPAPAATSPSDICLLGLVCL
- a CDS encoding carbohydrate-binding protein, which gives rise to MQLRSVMACVSLVAGTLVALAGTAPAQAATTTRYEAETSPAVCTGTIDSDWTGYSGSGFCNGTNSTGGYAQFTVNAATAGTATLNVRFANGTTAARPAALVVNGTTVQTPSFEATGAWSTWVTKTLTVSLNAGSNTIRLSPTTADGLPNVDYVEATTADSTTPPAGGAIYVSPSGTDSAAGTQSAPTTLTSAISRVTTGGTIYLRGGTYAYSSTVTIPATSSGTASALTTLSAYPGETPVLNFSAQSESSSNRGLQLFGSYWHVYGLVVERAGDNGIYVGGSDNVIERTITRYNRDTGLQLGRIASSTPAAQWPSDNLILSAESHDNADSDGEDADGFAAKLTTGTGNVFRYAVSHNNIDDGWDLYTKTDTGAIGPVTIEDSLSYNNGTLSDGTVNSNGDRNGYKLGGDDIAVNHVVRRSIAYHNGHHGFTYNSNPGSMAVSNNLSIDNAERNYSWDAGTSVFRSNTSCRFGVSGSNDKTIGDADSTNQFWTGTNGSRCASYSGALAWSFASDGKLVVTLGGKQVTL
- a CDS encoding Rieske 2Fe-2S domain-containing protein; translated protein: MDLLRRSHDKAKGRRGDTDPLAALPRDPRADAYPMPAVPHGWYAVLRSRELKPGKVVGLHYFGRALIAFRGADGRAAVRDAHCPHYGAHLGVGGKVVDGTVECPFHGWRFGTDGRCVTAPFAVRTPKVALGGFLVREHSGLVFVYAGPDESSAEPSWEVPDIPETTSMDFASPVDDTCRARIHVQEMRENIVDESHFHHIHGQSEPPVQDWKVDGPFAEVRGRIRRRVLGWNIDNTFDAFMYGPGVMVVRTHGPALSVTAVALSTPVDDRTSELRMLYYLRKPARAPFLTPALKLVFRAEALGEVREEVRIWDHKIHQPRPVLLPHEKGIRQLRRWYAQFYPPE